GGAGTTACCTAAGACCACTAAAAAATATAGTTATTTACATTATATTCATAACAGTttgaaaattacagttatgaagtagcaacaaaaaataattttatggttggggaacaccacagcatgaggaactgtaataaaGGGTCAAAACATTAGAAATGGTaagaaccaatttttttttttgagtaatagtagtatttattttatgtatatgaatacaccttagctgtcttcagacacaccagaagaaagcattggatttcatttctgatggttgtgagccaccatgtggttgctgggaattgaactcaggacctctgggagaataGTCagtacacttaaccactgagctgtctctcctaCCCAAGAACCAAtggtttaaatgattttttttgttctgctttataagtagaaaattacttttcttgCTACAGCAGATCAGTTGTATAAGAAGCAGACAGAGTATGTTGCCCACAATAGTTAGAGATATGTTTCCCAAGGTTTGTATTTTTAGCACTAATAATCTGATTTCTGGGTATCTACTCTATGTAAATGATGCCCCCAAAGTCTTTCCATTTTAATTAGTATGCACTAAgttcaagaataaaaaaaaagaaagaaagaaaatggccagggacagtggtacatacctttaattccagcacttgggagacagaccaTACAGTTCTCTGTAAATTTGGagctaggctggtctacaaatggagttccagatcagcctgtggacaggactacacaatgagaccatGCTTAAAATGGGGGGTGGGAGAATGGAGGGTAGGGGAgatgcaaaggaaaagaaagaaaaaaaaaaagtaacatattTTAGACACAAAATTGAAATGACCCTATTAACTTTAAATAGTTCAGAGAGAGTTTGCCTGATTTTCAGGAAAGATATTCCCTGGAGAGGTTAGCATGAACTTGCCTGAAACCGCTGACTTGGAAGATAAAAACTCTGTGGGCTATCAAGAGTTGCACGACAATGTTATCCAATTTGTAAGTattttcccactttctcatctATGAAGAAGTATCTTCCTTCTTTGCTGGACCAGCAAAGCGTGGGACTGGTCTTCATGTGGCCACATGACACAATTGTGCTTTTTGTTGGCACAGTGAAATGTACCACTCCTGCTGGGCAGGTAGAGCTCCCCAGGGATTCTTGGGCCTCCATGTGGTTGTGCACCTGAGACAGAGCGCCCTGCCATGCCTCCAGAAAGCAGCCTTGGGACACGGCTCCAGACCTGCTAGTTATAGAAGCTAGTGGTGTGGTTTTACATAAGCAAGAGTTCTAAcagtgtcttttaaaattaattagtttGCCAGGTGTggtaatacacacctttaatcccagcagaagacagaggcagagaaaccctgtctcaaaactaactgagagagagagagagagagagagagagagccaggaaaCTCTCCATAGCATTCAGCCAGCCAGTGTTTAGATGCCTGCGCTCAGTCAGGGGGTCCAGGAGGTAGTCAAGCAATCTTACAGTTTAAAGACTgttttttggttatttggttttagaaaatattgctgttattgttctttttcttttttttttcctaagaattaTTGATTTATCTTACCTATATAAGTACACTGctgctatcttcagatacaccagaagagggcatcagatctcattatagatggttgtgagccaccatgtggttgctgggaattgaactcaagacctctggaagagcagtcagtgctcttaaccattgagctatctctccaactctcagtgttattgttctttttaaaataatttatttattatttgtgtgtgtgtggtgtatacatgCACTGGTGTGAGTATGTCATAGTGTTTGTGTCAAAAGACAACCTTCAGGAGTTGGCTTTCCTTCCACTTTGNNNNNNNNNNNNNNNNNNNNNNNNNNNNNNNNNNNNNNNNNNNNNNNNNNNNNNNNNNNNNNNNNNNNNNNNNNNNNNNNNNNNNNNNNNNNNNNNNNNNNNNNNNNNNNNNNNNNNNNNNNNNNNNNNNNNNNNNNNNNNNNNNNNNNNNNNNNNNNNNNNNNNNNNNNNNNNNNNNNNNNNNNNNNNNNNNNNNNNNNNNNNNNNNNNNNNNNNNNNNNNNNNNNNNNNNNNNNNNNNNNNNNNNNNNNNNNNNNNNNNNNNNNNNNNNNNNNNNNNNNNNNNNNNNNNNNNNNNNNNNNNNNNNNNNNNNNNNNNNNNNNNNNNNNNNNNNNNNNNNNNNNNNNNNNNNNNNNNNNNNNNNNNNNNNNNNNNNNNNNNNNNNNNNNNNNNNNNNNNNNNNNNNNNNNNNNNNNNNNNNNNNNNNNNNNNNNNNNNNNNNNNNNNNNNNNNNNNNNNNNNNNNNNNNNNNNNNNNNNNNNNNNNNNNNNNNNNNNNNNNNNNNNNNNNNNNNNNNNNNNNNNNNNNNNNNNNNNNNNNNNNNNNNNNNNNNNNNNNNNNNNNNNNNNNNNNNNNNNNNNNNNNNNNNNNNNNNNNNNNNNNNNNNNNNNNNNNNNNNNNNNNNNNNNNNNNNNNNNNNNNNNNNNNNNNNNNNNNNNNNNNNNNNNNNNNNNNNNNNNNNNNNNNNNNNNNNNNNNNNNNNNNNNNNNNNNNNNNNNNNNNNNNNNNNNNNNNNNNNNNNNNNNNNNNNNNNNNNNNNNNNNNNNNNNNNNNNNNNNNNNNNNNNNNNNNNNNNNNNNNNNNNNNNNNNNNNNNNNNNNNNNNNNNNNNNNNNNNNNNNNNNNNNNNNNNNNNNNNNNNNNNNNNNNNNNNNNNNNNNNNNNNNNNNNNNNNNNNNNNNNNNNNNNNNNNNNNNNNNNNNNNNNNNNNNNNNNNNNNNNNNNNNNNNNNNNNNNNNNNNNNNNNNNNNNNNNNNNNNNNNNNNNNNNNNNNNNNNNNNNNNNNNNNNNNNNNNNNNNNNNNNNNNNNNNNNNNNNNNNNNNNNNNNNNNNNNNNNNNNNNNNNNNNNNNNNNNNNNNNNNNNNNNNNNNNNNNNNNNNNNNNNNNNNNNNNNNNNNNNNNNNNNNNNNNNNNNNNNAAGGCAAGTGGAGATGCATGGAGATGACTACATCATGGAAAACCGTGGTAGTGAGCCAAAGGCCTTCACTTGTCCACCATTGGACGCTGCTTGCCAGAATGACAATTGGTAAAAAGTTCGGGGCCCAGAAAGGAGCTATCGTTAGAGGCTTATCTGTCTACCAATCACAGTTCCAGGTGACTCCTGGTCATGATCCAGGGAAGCACGTAGGAAGCATATCATGAGACAGAATGTTGCAAATTGTATGAGTTGATGTCCAGAGTTctagaaagttgttctctgaacttcatgtgtgtgagtgtgctgcaGCACTCATGAACTctcacacctgcacatacacacacacacacacacacacacacatgccctcaagtgcacaaataaataaattagtgcaatttaaattttttaaaaaatttctcagTATGAAAAGAACAGTGTAACTCCAGCTATGAAGGAGGATATGAATAAGAAAGCTCTGCCAGtcgtggtggcactcacctttgatcccagcacttgggaggcagaaacaggtggatgtctatgagttaaagaccagcctggactatagagtgagttcaaagacagctagggctacacagagcaatcctgtcttgaaaaagctcaaaaggaaaaaaaaaaaaaaaaagaaagaaagctcgtGCTGCTATGTAAGAGAATCTAGTCTATAAGAAAGACCCCAGAGAGAAACTAGAGAGAAGTGTGGGTTGTTTGTTAAAATCACTGCCTGTCcctccaaaggacccaggtttgattcccagcacccgcatggcgGTTCACTCCAGTCCTGGGGtctctaacgccctcttctggcctctgtggaaacCAGCCATGTAAATAGTGGCTAGACATACATGGAggaaaaatacccatacataaaaataaataaataaaataaaaatagccgggcgatggtggtactcgcctttaatcccagcacttgggaggcagaggcaggtggatttctgagttcgaggccagcctggtctacagagtgaattccaggacagccagggctacatagagaaacccctgtctcgaaaaaacaaaaaataaaataaaataaaataaaacttaatttaaagaaaatgtagtgaccacctccaaaagagaaatgtactGACCCTAAATGTCCCTTGCTTGGAAGAAAGATTGGGCAGCTCAAAAATAAAGCTAAAGGAGTTTTCTGTGATGATTTTTTCCTCATAAACAataatacacttttttttttttttttttttttttttttttttttttttttttttttttttttttttttttttttttttttggtttttcgagacagggtttctctgtatagccctggctgtcctggagctcactctgtagaccaggctggcctcgaaatcagaaatccgcctgcctctgcctcccaagtgctgggattaaaggcatgcaccaccatgcccgacTCATAATACACCTTTTGACTAAGCaactataaataataatattaagtCAGAGAGCAACTGGTACTCGATGTCAGTCTCTGACTTctgtcatgtacaaacacacacacacacacacacacacacacacacagagtcatacaAAAGAAGAGGTGACTAGTCAGTGCACTGCAGGGGGAGTCGTGTGACTCAATGGTGCCTCTAAAATCCTACTGACTCCAGCCAGGGTAGGCAGACTGTGGCCTGAGAAGGAAAGCTGTTGATGGCTGCCCAGCATCTTGTTCACATGGACCAAGCCACCGTATGGACCAGTTTGGTTGGATCCTCTGGTTGTAAACCATACCTGGCTTGACAACTCCAAGTACTTTCCGAAAGAATACtgtttgggggctggagggatggctcagcagttcagagcactgactgctcttccagaggtcctgaattcaatacccagcaaccacacacagtggctcacaaccatctgtaatgggatctgacgccctcttctggtgtgtctgaagacagttacagcatagtcacatacataaaataaataaataattttttttttttaagatttattcatgctgggcgatggtggcataCGCCTCTAATCCCANNNNNNNNNNtggtctaaagagtgagttccaggacagccagggctacacagagaaaacctgtctggaaaaaacaaaaaacaaaacaaaaaaaaaagatttatttattacgaTACAtatgtatactgtagctgtcttcagacacaccagaagaggacgtcaggtctcttgattggtggttgcgagcaaccatgtggttgctgggattcgaactcaggacctttggaagagtagtcagtgctcttacccgctgagccccaataaataattctttgttttgttttatttgtttgtttgttttttgagacagagtttctctgagtagccctggctgtcctggaactcactctgtagaccaggctggcctcgaactcagaaatccaactgcctctgcctcccaagtgctgggattaaaggcatgcaccaacaccgCCCAgctaaataattcttaaaaaagaaaaagaaaaaagaaaaaaagaattgttttcattatagTTTTCTCTGAGCACACATCAAATAGAAGCCAGCAGGCTGAAAATTTGACTTTGTTACCCCTGAGACTCAATATGTGGTCTACAGCTGTGGAGATGGGACATGGGTCAGGCTAGAGCACATGTAGAGGACTTAGGCATNNNNNNNNNNNGGAGGTTCAGATACTTCTTGTTGACTCCTCAATTTGATTTATCCATCGACATCTCTAATTTCTCTTTCAGCCCAGCCCCTTCAGTGTCAGCAAGATCTGCAATGCTGGTCTATGTAACAGTAGTAAATATGTTTAGAGAAAACACAATGCTAACAGAAGCCAATGTGACTTCTGCAATCCACAGTGCATTTGAGAAGAATGACACGATGGTAAAAAGCTATTTCAGTAAGTACTAAGTGATTTTACTTAAAGTTTGCCTCAAGATCTAACTTTTAAGTCAGGAGATTGATTGTTGTCTCCAAACCTTCCCCACTCTCCCCCacagcctctctctgtgtgtgtgtgtgtgtgtgtgtgtgtgtgtgtgtataagtcaATCTCTGCAGGTGTTGtccctcaggagccatccacccTGAGTTCTGgggctggggattaaacctaggaTCTCCCGGATACTAACTGGGCATTCTCTACTGAGCCTCCTCCCAGAAGTCTACCTTTTTAAAGCATGGTCTCATCTCACTCATCTCTGATCTCACTGATTAGgttaggcttgctggccagcgAGCCCCCACTTCTTcagaagctagagttacaagtgggcaccaccatgcctgcctttttttCTGTGGTTGcttgagattgaactcaggttctcatgcttggacagcagcactttattgactgagccatctccccaacaccTGAGTTCtgttttttcaaaacataaataaatatgttcacTTAGAGTTTCCaaaaatcttttctctttctttggggaTTTACAAAGATTCTTTCTTATCATGTATTATGTGTTAGGACCAAGAGCATAAATACACTGAGACAAAGCACTGCTCTCCACCAATGTGGAGAGATTTTTATCTACAGTAGCAGTGGTCTCTATGCCCTGGGCCCCGTGTTGTTTGAGGATAGATAGGACTTAGCACACACATGAAGAAACTGGGAGTCCCCATCAGTATGGGCACTGACCACAGGCACTGACCCATCAGCTAAGATCAACTTATCCATTTCTCAGGATAATCTTGGGCACAACCCCTCCAACTGCAGTTTTCTCATTTCTATATGCCTGAGTAATTGCTTCACTTATAATCCCTCGTTTTCAGAGCTGAAACTAGTCAGTGTCAGCTCTGAAATTCACTTTTTGGACCACCTCTCTGAACACCTCCCTCTATCCTGAAAGCGGTCATGTAAGATTAAGTAGCTAACCTAGTACCTTAAGCTGACATCTAGAGACAGCCAAAGCAAACTGCCTTAGGTGGAAACCAATGCCTCAGGAATCAGAGGAAGTCACCTTTTGCTGCTCTTCAGGTCTGGNNNNNNNNNNNacacacacacacacacacacacacacactataaaattaaaaaagaaaagaaaagtcaaaagcCCAGTgtaatggtacacacctttaatcccagtactcaggaggcagaggcagatggattgctgaattcaacctggtctacagatcaagttccaggacagcagcgctacacagagaaaccttgcttgaaaaaacaagactgaaacaaacaaaaaactaaaaacctatAGTGTCCTTAGCCTAACTTTTAAATGTCACTGTAtctacaaatgaacaaaataatgaaGGGTTATTGAGGTTCCCATGTGGTTGCCATCAATTACATTAGCTCTTTCTATTCTCACTGCAAACATGGGAACAAGACTTATGAGCACTGTTTGATAGGTGGAGGAAACGTGGACCCAGAAAACTCAAACAACTGAATGATTGCATAGGGAGTGAGGGTGAAATGCTGTCCCTAATTATCTATATGGGTTTCCTCAATGTGCTTTTTTAATTTGGTGTTTGGTGTATTTTTGCCTCTCACAGGTCAAGATTTGTGTGATTATTATGGTTGTGTAAAGAATGACATCACGAAGTGCCAAGATGGTTTACAATGCCCATGCAAACCTGGGTTTGAGAAGCAGAACCCACAGGTTCCTTTTTGTGTTGGTGAGTTTTACAGCTGCTTCCAAACTTCCTTCACACTGTCACTCTATCCACTACTATTTTCAAAAGACACTCATGACTGCTTTGAGTTCCCATGTGGACCTGGGTAAGAGTTGGTGCGGTGCCCATGGTCAGCCTCACATGAGGGACATCCTTATATTACTTAGAAAAGACATGCACAAAATTATAATCTGTTACATGTCATCTTGGggttgaagatgctgtctctgggatggtgagatggctcaaccagCAAAGACATTGGCCGagcaagcctggcaacctgagtttacTCAGTTTAcctgagagaactgactctgccCATAAAGTAATctgtcctgtgacttccacacaAGTCCTGTGGCATGTgctctccaccacacacacatacacacatacacacatacacacaccccacacacaatacaaacatacacaatacacacacacaccacacacaccacacacaccacacacaccacacacacaatatatatatacactttctcctcctcctcctccttttcttcttcttcNNNNNNNNNNAAAACCGTGGTAGTGAGCCAAAGGCCTTCATTTGTCCACCATTGGACGCTGCTTGCCAGAATGGCAATTGATAATAAAGTTCTGGGGCCCAGAAACAAGCTATCACTGGGCGGtggttgcacacctttaatcccagcatttgggaggcagaggcaggcggatttctgagttcgaggccagcctggtctacagagtgagctccaggacagccagggctatacagagaaaccctgtcttgaaaaaaaaaaaaaaaagaagaagaagaagccatcCATAGAGGCTTATCTGTCCACCAATCACAGTTCCAGGTGACTCCTGGTCATGATCCAGGGAAGCACATAGGAAGCATATCATGAGACAGAATGTTGCAAATTATATGAGCTGATGTctagaaagttgttctctgacatttatgtgtgtgagtgtgctgaAGCAGTCATGAACTCTcacaccccacatatacacacacatacacacactcacacaccacacatacacacacacacacacacacacacacgcatgccctCGagtgcacaaataaataaataaataaataagtgcaatttaaatttttaaaaaaatttctcagTACGAAAAGAACAATGTAACTCCTGCTATGAAGGAGAATATGAATAAGAAAGCTCTGCCAGTCGTGGTGACactcacctttgatcccagcacttgggaggcagaaacaggtggatgtctatgagttaaagaccagcctggtctatagagtgagttccaacacagccagggctacacagagaaaacctgtcttgaaaaaataaaataaaataaaataaaataataaaataaaacttattttaaagaaaatgtagtgaccacctccaaaagagaaatgtactGACCCTAAATGTCCCTTGCTCAGAAGAAAGATTGGGAGCTCAAAATAAAGCAAGCTTCTTCAGAGCTTGGGACCAGAGTGCTGAAATCTAAAGGAGTTTTCTGTGATGATTTTCCCCTCATAAACACAATACACTTATTGACTAagcaactaaaaataataatattaaggCAGAAATCAACTGGCACTCGATGTCAGTCTCTGGCTTCCatcatgtacaaacacacacacacagacacacacacacacacacagtcatacagaGAAAGAGGTGGCTAGCCAGAGCACTGCAGGGGGAGCCTTGTGACTCAATGGTGCCTCTAAAATCCTACTGACTCCAGCCAGGGTAGGCAGACTGTGGCCTGAGAAAGAAAGCTATTGATGGCTGCCCAGCATCTTGTTCACATGGACCAAGCCACTGTATGGACCAGTTTGGTTGGATCCTTTGGTTGTAAACCATACCTGGCTTGAGAACTCCAAGTACCTTCAAAAAGAATACtgtttggggctggagggatggctcagcagttcagagcactgactgctcttccagagatcctgaattcaatacccagcaaccacacagtggctcacaaccatctgtaatgggatccgatgccctcttctggtgtgtctgaagacagctacagcatagtcacatacataaaataaataaataattcttgggaaaaagaaaagaaaaaaagaattgttttcattatagTTTTCTCTGAGCACACATCAAATAGAAGCCAGCAGGCTGAAAATTTGACTCTGTTACCTCCTGAGACTCCATATGTGGTCTACAGCTGTGGAGATGGGACATGGGTCAGGCTAGAGCACATGTAGAGGACTTAGGCATNNNNNNNNNNNNNNNNNNNNNNNNNNNNNNNNNNNNNNNNNNNNNNNNNNNNNNNNNNNNNNNNNNNNNNNNNNNNNNNNNNNNNNNNNNNNNNNNNNNNNNNNNNNNNNNNNNNNNNNNNNNNNNNNNNNNNNNNNNNNNNNNNNNNNNNNNNNNNNNNNNNNNNNNNNNNNNNNNNNNNNNNNNNNNNNNNNNNNNNNNNNNNNNNNNNNNNNNNNNNNNNNNNNNNNNNNNNNNNNNNNNNNNNNNNNNNNNNNNNNNNNNNNNNNNNNNNNNNNNNNNNNNNNNNNNNNNNNNNNNNNNNNNNNNNNNNNNNNNNNNNNNNNNNNNNNNNNNNNNNNNNNNNNNNNNNNNNNNNNNNNNNNNNNNNNNNNNNNNNNNNNNNNNNNNNNNNNNNNNNNNNNNNNNNNNNNNNNNNNNNNNNNNNNNNNNNNNNNNNNNNNNNNNNNNNNNNNNNNNNNNNNNNNNNNNNNNNNNNNNNNNNNNNNNNNNNNNNNNNNNNNNNNNNNNNNNNNNNNNNNNNNNNNNNNNNNNNNNNNNNNNNNNNNNNNNNNNNNNNNNNNNNNNNNNNNNNNNNNNNNNNNNNNNNNNNNNNNNNNNNNNNNNNNNNNNNNNNNNNNNNNNNNNNNNNNNNNNNNNNNNNNNNNNNNNNNNNNNNNNNNNNNNNNNNNNNNNNNNNNNNNNNNNNNNNNNNNNNNNNNNNNNNNNNNNNNNNNNNNNNNNNNNNNNNNNNNNNNNNNNNNNNNNNNNNNNNNNNNNNNNNNNNNNNNNNNNNNNNNNNNNNNNNNNNNNNNNNNNNNNNNNNNNNNNNNNNNNNNNNNNNNNNNNNNNNNNNNNNNNNNNNNNNNNNNNNNNNNNNNNNNNNNNNNNNNNNNNNNNNNNNNNNNNNNNNNNNNNNNNNNNNNNNNNNNNNNNNNNNNNNNNNNNNNNNNNNNNNNNNNNNNNNNNNNNNNNNNNNNNNNNNNNNNNNNNNNNNNNNNNNNNNNNNNNNNNNNNNNNNNNNNNNNNNNNNNNNNNNNNNNNNNNNNNNNNNNNNNNNNNNNNNN
This genomic window from Mastomys coucha isolate ucsf_1 unplaced genomic scaffold, UCSF_Mcou_1 pScaffold12, whole genome shotgun sequence contains:
- the Muc13 gene encoding mucin-13, producing MHGDDYIMENRGSEPKAFTCPPLDAACQNDNCPAPSVSARSAMLVYVTVVNMFRENTMLTEANVTSAIHSAFEKNDTMVKSYFSQDLCDYYGCVKNDITKCQDGLQCPCKPGFEKQNPQVPFCVAVTCSEPCNAEDKKQCLKTDNGAMECVCMPGYQKANNNGKCEECPFGYSGMDCKDRESKNKKKNIEEQRLIEDDSHNLRRRQTGFSNLGADTSIFPKVRTGVPRQTSNAHANQRSMPHPDY